From the genome of Desulfovibrio intestinalis:
CTGGCCTTGGAAGCCATGAGCCAAGAGGCTTACCAGATAGTTATTATGGACGTGAAAATGCCGGTTATGGATGGCATGAGCGCCCTGCAAAAAATTCATCAACACTGGCCCGCAACTCAGGTGATATTGCTTTCTGGTCATGCTGACATGCAGCTGGCAGTTCAGGCCATGAGTGACGGGGCCTTTGGCTATTTGATGAAACCAGTGGA
Proteins encoded in this window:
- a CDS encoding response regulator, which codes for MGCKNILLVDDEEEVTRILAKRLGRRGYTCATAANGQLALEAMSQEAYQIVIMDVKMPVMDGMSALQKIHQHWPATQVILLSGHADMQLAVQAMSDGAFGYLMKPVDLDELLFKIEDAATQCRLEAEQGSGNNPS